Below is a genomic region from Chromatiaceae bacterium.
CACGCGTGCCGGCAATCTGTTTACCACCCATACACCGGTCGAAGCCGGTTTCGATCACTTTCCCGCGCCGCTGGTGGAGCAATATCTCGATCCCTATTGCGCGGAACTCGACTGCAGCACGCACAGTATCCTGCGACTGGGACGTACCGATCCGGACGACCTCTCTGCGCCGTTCAACATGGCGCACCTCGCGGTGCACAGCTGTGCCGCAATCAACGGGGTGAGCCGTCTGCACGCGCAGGTCAGCCGACGTATCTTCCAGGCTCTGTTCCCGCGTTGGCCGGAGGCCGAGGTCCCGGTCGGCCACGTCACCAACGGCGTGCACGTACCTTCCTGGGACTCGCCTGCCGCAGACGCCCTCTGGACCCGCGCCTGCGGCAAGGACCGCTGGCTGGGCGAGCTCGGAGAGCTGCGGGCGGCACTGTCCGTGGTACCGGACGAAGACCTGTGGGCATTGCGTACCGCGGGTCGCACCCGGCTCGTGGACTTCGCCCGGCAGCGCCTCGCGCAACAGCTCGCCGAGGCGGGCCTGGGGGCACAGGCCGAGGACGTCCACGGTGTCCTCGACCCGAACATCATGACCCTGTGTTTCGCGCGGCGTTTCACCGAGTACAAGCGGCCGACCCTGCTACTCAGCGACCCCGCCCGATTGGCGCGCCTGCTGCAAGACGCCCGACGCCCGGTACAGATCGTGATCGCGGGAAAGGCGCATCCGCGTGACATCGTCGGCAAGGCGCTGATTCGTGAATGGACGGCGTTCATCGGCGAATTCGGTCTGCAGTCCCGGGTGGTGTTTCTCAGCGACTACGACATGGTGTTGGCCGAGCAACTGGTACAGGGTGCGGACCTGTGGCTGAACACGCCGCGCCGTCCCTGGGAGGCGAGCGGTACCAGTGGCATGAAGGTACTGGTAAACGGCGGGCTGAACCTGTCCGAACTGGATGGCTGGTGGGCCGAAGCCTGGCGTCCGGATCTCGGCTGGGCGATCGGCGACGGACGTGAACATCCACTGGACCCTGAATGGGAATCGGCCGAGGCCGATGCCCTGTACCGACTGCTCGAGGACGAAGTCGTACCGTGCTTCTACGACCGCGACCCGCGAGGCCTGCCACGCGGCTGGCTGGCCCGGGTGCGCGCGAGCATGTCCGAGCTCGCACCACGCTTCTCCGCGAACCGCATGCTGCGTGAATACGTCGAGTCGTACTACGTGCCGCTCGCTGCCGGCTACCGCGCACGTACCGCCGACCGGTGTCGCGCAGCGGTCGCGATCAACGAGTGGCGGGCACGCCTGGATACCCATTGGGGCAAGCTGCGCTTTGGCGATCTCGAGGTCGAGCGCGAAGGCGACGCCCATCGATTTCGTGTGGCCGTTTACCTCGACGACCTGGACCCGTCCGACCTGGAGGTCCAGCTGTACGCCGAGGACGAGCGCACCGGCACCGTATTGTGTGAATCGATGCAGCGCGCCGAACCCTTGGCGGGCGCCGTCAACGGCCATCTCTACACCGCACGCCTTGTCGCCGACCGCCCGGCGTCCGATTACACGCCGCGCCTTATCCCCCGCCACCCGGATGCGGTCATTCCGCTGGAGGCCGGACAGATCCTTTGGCAACGATGATCCGCACGCGGCCGCCGGTTTTTTGTACCGACCGCATGCCGCAAGACCCCGGCACCGAACCGGCAGGTTCGTAGCTACCGCCGATCACCGTGCACCTTTCTGGCGCGCCCGGCCTCTCCATCCGGACGATCAGCGTGCAAGACGAGTCAGGAATATTGACGGTAAACGCATTAGCGGTTAATAATATAGTCAACCATTTAATACTTAGGGGCTTGATTCTTATAGTCTTTTCGTTTTTATGGCTCAACTATTGCTAAGCAACAGCTGAGAACATTTTTTTGGCGGTTTTGTCGCCGGTTCGAGATGTACCGCGTACCGTAGGACGGTCACGGCTACCCCGAGCAACGATCGGGTCGACGGCAGCCCTTCACCGAGGTGCGAACTCATGTCCGACGTCTATACAGTGCTGCTTTCCTGGGCGATATCACTATCCGGATTCGCGCCACCGACCGAAGAACCGATCGTCGTACCAAAGCCACATGACTTTTTCGTCGAACAGGCATGCGACGGCCAGGAGTGCAAGGTGTACGGCTGGTATGCCGGCGGTCGCAATCTGTACATCGATGAACGCCTCGACCCGGAAGAAAACCTGCTTGCATCGTCGATCGTCGTGCACGAGATGGTGCACTACCTGCAAGGAACCTCACGCAATGGTGGCGTACCCTATGGCGGTGCCGCTTTCAGTGAGTCGCCGAACTGCGATGACGCCATCGAGATGGAACGCCAGGCGTACAACGTTCAGCGTCAATACCTGCAGCGTTACGGATCCATCCAGCCGGTGGGCGTTTCGATGATGCGCGTGGGTTGCGCGCCCTAGACGTGTGCGGGGCGCTCAGGCCCCGCCGATGACCACTAGAGCCCGATCTCTGCATCGAGCCAGCGCTCTACCGTCCTATACAGTTTCGCCGCATCGATCGGTTTTGCGAGGTGCTCGTTCATCCCGGCGTCGAAGCATTCCTGGCGCTCGTGTTCAAACGCGTGAGCGGTCATCGCAACAATCGGTGTCATCGCGTTCATCGACTCGCCGCGAATCATCCTGGCGGCCTCCAGACCATTCATGGTCGGCATCTGCAGGTCCATCAGGATCAGGTCGTACGGGACTTCGCGTGACATCTCCAGCGCGCGGGCACCGTCATCGGCAGCATCCACGACCAGACCCGCCTGCTCAAGGAAGTCCCGGGCCACAACCTGGTTGACCGCCTCGTCCTCCACCAACAGTACACGGCGTCCCGCATGCGCGTGCTGCAGCCGGGCCGCCGTCGGTGCCTCGCCGGCCTCCGGCGACACCGATTCGGTTTGCGGATCCCCCTTGCCGAGCCGCACCGTGAACCAGAAGGTACTGCCCTCGTCCGGTTCCGATTCGACGCCGATATCGCCGCCCATCGCCCGCACCAGACGCTTGCAGATCGCCAGTCCCAGACCAGCTCCACCGTACTTGCGCGTCAGCGAACCATCGGCCTGTTCGAACGCGGTGAACAGGCGTTCCTGGTCGGCCGCCGATATCCCGATGCCGTTGTCCTGCACTTCGCAGCGCAACTGCAGTTCGTGTTCGCTCTCCTGGCTGACCACCGCACGCAAGGTGATTGCGCCACGGGTGCTGAACTTCACCGCGTTGCTGCACAGGTTGATCAGGATCTGCGTGAGTCGCAGTGGGTCACCGCGCAATGGTCGTTCAACGAGGTCGGGCGGGATCTTCACGTGCAGGCTCAGGCCCTTATCCGCGATCTGGTGCCCGACGGCGTTTTGCAGATTCCTGACCACGTCGGCAAACGAAAAACCGACCGAATCGAGTTGCAGGCGGTCGGCTTCGATCTGCGAGATATCGAGAATGTCGCTGATCAGATTGAGCAACAGCTTGGACGACTGATCGACCACCTTGAGGCGGCGAAGCAACTGCGGATCGCGGGTGCTGCGCAGCGCGAGCTCGGTCATGCCGATGATGCCGTTGAGTGGCGTGCGCAGTTCGTGGCTCATGTTCGCGAGGAAGGTACTCTTCGCCCGGCTGGCCGCCTCGGCGGCGACCGTTGCGTCACGCATCGCCCGTGTCCTTGCCTCGAGTTCCCTCGCCATATCGTTGAAATTGCGGCCGAGCAGATCGATCTCGTCGATCCCCGCAACCTCGGGACTGCTGGCCTTCAATGTCTCACCGAGGTCCCGGGTGAGCTCCGACAAATGCGCGATCGGTCGGGCAATGGTCGCCGACAACCTGCGCGATTTGTTCAGCATGTAAACGAAGAACGCAATGTAAAAAAGCACCATGCCGGCAATGGCGAGGTAACCGATCCGGTTGCTCAGCTGTTTCAGGCGGGTGATCGGCTCGAGCACCTCGGATTTCTCGATCAGCGAGATCATGCGCCAACCGGATTCCGGTACGATCTCCTGGCTGAGCAGGTAGTCCGTGTCGTCGATGGTGATATCCCCTATCCGGGCCTTGGACTCGAACAATTGCCGCGTCTGGCGCCGCACCGACACGTCGCCGAGCGTCAGTATGTTGTACTCCTCCGGCTTCGTGACTGTCTCTCCCACCCGCTCTTCGTAGCTGTGCGTCTTGAGTTCACGCAGTTTCAGCAGGTCCTCGGCACGCTCCTGCATCGCAAGGATGACCCCGTTTCCATCGACCATCAGCGTGCTTGCATGCCACGGCATCTGCAATCCGAGAATCTTCTGCACGAACGAGTCGATGGTCACGTCGAGTCCGGCGACGCCTTCGAGGAAATCACCGAGATAGATCGGTACCACCAGCGAAACCATCCACCCCTGCCCGGCCGGATCGAGGTAGGCCCCGGTCCAGACCGGTTTACGCATGGGGTTGTGCGTCGCGTCGGCCTCGTAGTAGAAGTTGAAATCCTCCATATGCAGCTGCGGACCGTACTGCGCCGGCGCATCGGCAATGTAGGGATACAGCCGGTTCATGTCGTCCCAGGTGTTCAGATAGGCCTGGGTCACAATCGGGCTGGTCTCGACGATCGAGGCCAGCAACGGGTCCATCGCCTCGCTGCAGCGCGCCTTGTGCATCTCGGCTGCACCGAGCGTGGTGCCGCCCGAGTAGTACAGGGACGCGCCGCCGTTGTCGCTGTTCTTGAAGTAGGCACCGTTCGCGTGGGTCGCGAACCCGGGTTCGCCGTGCGGCAGGTGGCAATCGTCTCCGGAGAAAAAGGCCTGTTGGTCACGCTGCATCATGAGCGCGAGGCGCGCCACCTCCTGCAGCTTGCCGTCTATGTTCGCCACCTCGCGGGAAGCGATCTCCTGGATACCCCGCGTCGCTTCCTGCAGCAGCATCTCCTGGCTTTTGCCCGAGACATAGAAAGTGATGCCGAAATACAGCAGCAGGACGATCTCGATCGCGAATATCGGAATGAGGGAACTGGACAGGTAGTTCCGATAGATCAAAGCGCTGAGGCTTCTGTTTTTCTTGTCGAGGTCTTTGGAGATCGGCATGCCTGCAGTTTTCGGCCGTTTCACTGAGGAGTTTACCGGACCGCCGAACGCAGGGAGATCACGGCACCCGGTTCAACCGGCGAACCGCGGCGCCGTTGGACCCCGGCCTCGCAGTCCCCCGAAAAGGAACCTTTGTCGCATCGCTAGGACAGTGATACGTCGTCGGGGATTGACCGCACGGAGCACGTGTCGCTCAGGCGTTACCCCTGTGACCTGACACGAGCCGGCGATGTTGCGCGATCGTCAACGGCGTGCGGGATTTCGCCACCTTGTGGACGAAGTTGTAACGTGCCACGTGGTAGCTCGGATCGAACCCGTAGAAGTTCAGGCGCATGCGCGCCAACTCCGCCTCGCGGTAGGCCGTCAGGGGCTGCTGGCGTTGCTCGGCGGCGCGGCGCTGCCGCTTGGCGTCCAGCCGGTCGGCGAACGCCGGCACATGCGCCAGCTCGGCGGCACGCCGCCGCGTGTCTTCGACAAACCCGGCCCCGGTACTCGCGAACACCTGGTTGACCAACCCCAGGCGTTGCGCCTCGTCGACGCCCATCGGCAGGCGTCCCTGGGTGATGCGTTCGACATTCTCGTCACCGGCGTAGCGTGGCAACAGGTAGGTCCAGTACTCGGAACCGTAGAGATTGCCCATGTCCTTGTAATGCGGATTGAGCACGACGCCGGCACGCGCCCAGACCTCGTCCGCGGCACGCGCCAGGAACACCCCGCCGGCGCCGGCGTTGCCCTGCAGCGCGGCGACCGTCAGGTGGGTGTCGGTCTCGATGATCGCCTGCGCGAGGTCGTCGATCGCATTGATGTTGCGCCAGGACTCGTCGGCGGGACTTGCCGCCGCCTCGATCAGGTTGAGGTGCATCCCGTTCGACCAGTAGTCCGGCCCGCCCATCAGCACGATCACCCGGGTGTCGCGCGCACAGGCGGCGCTATAGGCCTCGCGCAGACGCTCGCACTGCCGGGTGCCCATAGCGCCGTTGTAGAACGCGAAGTGCAGATAACCGACCTCGTTGGCCTCCTCGTACCAGATGTCGCGGTAGCCGCTGTCTTCACCCCCGGGGACCACCGGCAGCTCGCCGAGCAGCGCCTCGAACAGCCGCGCAGCCGGCAGCTTGAATGGATGCTCCGCATGCGCGTCGCGCAGGTGGCCGATCCACACCGCGCCGTCGCGGGTGGCCCGGCACAGCGCGTCGCCGCTGCGCGCGATCAGCGAACCCGGCGCACCGCGCAACACGCGCTCCGGATGGGCGTCGTAGAGCAACACCTCGCGGCCGAACAGCTCGTCGCGGACCCCCGGCGCACCGTCAGCGCTGCGGATCTTGCGCAGCACCGTGCGCGTGTCGTCATTGGACCAGTCGATCGCCCGTTCGGCCTGCCGCAGCAGCGGCCGCGCACGGCCACGCACGCCACCGGCGCCGGGTTCGAAGCGTCGCGCCACGAGGTCACCGGCGGCGAAGCGCTCCAGCGCCTCGATCACCGCGTCGACCGCCGCCGCGCTGACCTCGTTGCGATACAGGCTGGACTTGGTCGCGTCACGCAGCGCGAACTCGCGCCATGCCCAGACCGGCCCGGCGTCCATCTCCGCCTCCGCCTGCAGCACCGTCACGCCCCAGTGCGTCTCGCCGTCGAGGACCGCCCAGTCGAGTGCCGACGGACCGCGATCGCCGCGAATCCCCGGATGCACGATCAGGCAGGTGTGGTTGCGCCAGACGTCCTCGGGGATCGCGCGCTTGAGAAAGGGGGCGATCAACAGGTCGGGCTGGAAGGCGTCGACCGCCTCGCGGGTTACCGCGTCGTTGATGTCGAACTCGACCGACACCTCGTGGCCACGTTCACGCAGGGTCACGAACAACCGCTGGGTGAGGCTGTTGAACGCATGGCTCAGCAGCAGGATACGCATGCTCAGCAGATCCGCGGCAGCTGCTCGCCGGTCAGCCAGTCGACCACCCGGCTGCCGCCGAAGTTGGTCTGCATGCGCACGAAACCGTGCGCGTCCTCGACCACCGCACCGATCCGCGCGGCCTGCGCACCGAGCGGATGGGCGCGCATCACCTCGAGCAGCGCGTCGGCGTCGTCCGCGGCACAGATACAGACCAGCTTGCCCTCGTTGGCGATATACAGCGGATCCAGGCCGAGCAGTTCACAGGCAGCCGCGACCGCCGGTTTGACCGGAATCGCCTGCTCGTCGAGCTGCATACCGACCGCGGACTGCTGGGCGAGTTCGTTCAGCGTGGTCGCCAGGCCGCCGCGCGTCGGGTCGCGCAGACAATGGATGCCCGGCACCGCCTCGACCATCGACGCCACCAGGGTGTGCAGGGCGGCCGAATCGGACTCGATCGTCGTCTCGAAACTCAGGTTCTCGCGGCTGGACATGATCGCGATGCCGTGATCACCGATGCTGCCGCTGAGCAGCACTGCATCCCCGGGACGGGCGCGGTCTCCGGAGATCCCGACCCCGGCCGGCACCACCCCGACCCCGGTCGTCGTGATGAACACACCGTCACCCTTGCCGCGTTCGACGACCTTGGTATCCCCGGTCACGATCGCGACGCCGGCCGCCTGTGCCGCCTGCCCCATGCTGATCACGATGCGCTCCAGGTCGGCGAGCGGAAAGCCCTCTTCGAGTATGAAGCCGGCCGACAGGTACAGCGGTCGGGCGCCGGCCATCGCGACGTCGTTCAGGGTGCCATGCACCGCCAGCGAACCGATATCGCCACCGGGGAAAAACAGCGGCGAGATCACGTGGCCGTCGGTGCTCATCACCATCCGGCCCGCCGGCACCTCGAACGCCGCCTGGTCGTTGGCCTGGCGCAGCATGGGATTGTCGAAATGGGTGACGAACAACTCGTCGATCAGCTGCGCCATCGCCCGCCCACCGCTGCCGTGGGTCATGTCGACGGTGCCGCTGCGCAGGTTGAGGCGCAGCGGGAAGCGTTTCATCTGTGCGCTCATGCATTCGCCTCGCGCAGCGCAGGCTCGCGGAATCGGCCGTAGGTCCAATACGCCGCGCAGGCACCTTCCGACGACACCATGCACGAGCCCATCGGGTTCTCCGGCGTACACACGGTACCGAACAGCTTGCAGTCGGTGGGCTTCTTCACGCCGCGCAGGATGCGCGGGCATTCGCAGCCCTTGACGTCGGAGGCCTCGACCGCGGGGACGCTGAAACGCTGCTCGGCATCGAACTCCGCGTAGGCCGTCTTGATGCGCAGCGCGCTGTAGGGCACCAGGCCCAGGCCCCGCCACTCGAAGCTGCGGCGCAGTTCGAAGACCTCGGCGACCAGCGCCTTGGCCTTGTGGTTGCCCTCGCGCGAGACGACGCGGGTGTACTCGTTCTCGACATCGTGACGACCCTCGTTGAGCTGACGGATCAGCATCAGTGCCGACTGCATGACATCGAGCGGTTCGAAACCGGCGATCACCACCGGCTTCTGGTACTCCTCGGCAAAAAACTCGTACGGCTGACTGCCGATCACCGAGCTGACGTGCGAAGGGCCGAAGAAACCGTCGATCGACACCGTGCCGATCTCGCGGACCTCGGGCGATTCGAGGATGTTCTGGATCGCGGCCGGCGTCAGCACATGGTTGCAGAACACGCTGAAGTTTTTCAGTCCCTCGGCCTGCGCCTGGCGAATCGCGACCGCGGTCGGCGGCGTCGTGGTCTCGAAGCCTATGGCGAAAAACACCACCTGGCGGTCGGGATTGTCGCGCGCGATATTCAGCGCATCCTGGGTCGAATACACCATGCGCACGTCCGCACCCTCGGCCTTCACCTTGAGCAGACTCTTGCGCCCGCTACCCGGTACACGCAGCATGTCTCCGTAGGTGCACAGAATCACGTCGTGATCGCGGGCCAGCGCGATCGCGTTGTCGATCCGGCCGATCGGCAGCACGCACACCGGACAGCCCGGCCCATGGACGAAGCGCACGTTGTCCGGCATCAGGTCCTGAACGCCGTAACGAAAGATCGCGTGCGTATGGCCGCCGCAGAACTCCATCAGGTTGTAGCGACGGCCGCGCTCGACCTCGGCGTGGATCGCTGCGGACAGTTTCTGCGCGAGGTCGTGACGGCGAAACTCGTCGACGTATTTCACGACACCGCCCCGCCGGCCGCCGGTCCGCCGAGTTCCTCGATCAGCTCGGCCTCACCGAACAGCGCGAGCGTGCGCTCGGCCTCCTCGGGGCTGATCTTGTTCAAGGCGTAGCCGACGTGGATCAACACGAAGTCGCCGCAGGCGACGTCTTCGACCAACGCGAGTGATACCGCCTTGCGCACCTCGCCGAGCGCGACCACCGCGGTATCGCTGGCCACGTCGATCTCGACGATCTGAGCCGGTATCGCCAGACACATGGCTAGCTACCGATAGCCGCCAGCGCACGCGTCGCGCGAATCCACTGATACCAGTCCGCCATCCCTTCGCCCGAGGTCGCGGAGACCCGCAGCACCTTGATGCCGCGGTTCACCCGGCGCGCATACTCGATGCACCGGTCGACATCGAACTGCACGTAAGGCAACAGATCGACCTTGTTCAACAACATCAGGTCGGCGGCATGGAACATGTCGGGGTACTTAATCGGCTTGTCTTCACCCTCGGTGACCGACAGGATCACGACCTTGTGTGCCTCACCGAGATCGAACGCCGCCGGGCAGACCAGGTTGCCGACGTTTTCGATGAACAGCACGCTGTCGTCGACCGGCTGCAGGTGCTCGATCGCATGGCCGATCATGTGGCCGTCGAGGTGGCAGCCCTTGCCGGTATTCACCTGCAGCGCCTTGGCCCCGGTCGCACGGATGCGCTCGGCATCGTTAGAGGTCTGCTGGTCGCCCTCGATCACCGCGATGTCGACTTCGTCCTTCAGATCGTCGATCGTGCGTGTCAGCAGCGTGGTCTTGCCCGAACCCGGACTGGACACGAGATTGAGGGCCAGGACGCGATGCTCGCCGAACCAGCGGCGGTTGGCATCCGCGTAGGCATTGTTCTTCGCCAGGATATCGGTCTCGATCTGCACCATGCGTGCCTGGCTGAGCCCGGGGGCATGCGCACCGGCCGGCCCCTGACCGTAGTCGTGGGCGTGATCATGGGCATGGGCATGGGCATGGGCATGGTCGTGGTCGTGGTCGTGGTCGTGGTCGTGGTCGTGATGGTGACCCTGATGCGCATGCCCGTGCGCGTGATCGTTCGCCGCACCCGGCTCCTCGATCCGCGTCTCGCCCTCACCGCAACCGCACACCGTACACATCGCTCGCTCTCCGCTAGTTGACCGTCGCCCGGGCCGCGGTGGTGATCCGCAGCCGCTCAGCCCTCCCGCAGCCGACCCCGCAGCAGGTCCCGCCGCGAGATCATTTTACCCTCAACCCGCACGCCGATGTCCGCGAGGCGGCGCGTCGGCCGGCGCTCCACCTCCACCAGCCGTCCCTGCTCGAGGGCCTCCAGGTCGATCTCCGGGGTCTCCTCACCGCGCATGATACGCCCCAGCAGCTCCTCGTCGACCGGCTCCGGTGCGCCGCGTGCCGCTGGCGCCATCAGGTCGCGCAGGAAGGCCTCGGCGGCCGCCAGCGCGTGCGCCTGGCTGACGAACTCGCGCATCGGCGAGAACAGGGAATGGGTCTGGCAACGCCCCAGGCCGTCGATCTCGTTGACCATGAACTTGTAGGTCCCCGAGGGGAAGTCGTGCGGCTGCTTGTGGCCGAGTTCCAGCGCGTCCCAGTCGTCACCTGCCCGCGGCAGCATCACCAGGTTCATCAACCACGGGGTGACCAGCACGCCCAGCACCCGCCCGGCGTATTCGCGGAAGCCGACGGTCTCGACACGCAGCGCGTCGTTGAGCAGTGGCAGCCCGGCCATCTGGTCGCGGTGGATGCGTTCGAAGGTCGCGGCGATCACCTCGCCGGCCTGCATTGGATCACCCATCATCCTGTCTCCCTCGCCGACCCGAGGCCGGGGAAATAGTGATCGACGTCGATGGATTCGGCGCCATTCATGATCTCGCGGAGGCCGTCGAGCGCGCGGTTGATCTGGTCGGCGTCGTCGGCACTGATCACCTCGCGCGCCCAACCCAGGAAGTTCAGCACCCAGGTGCCGGCCGGTTGCATGCCGACCAGCAGCATGTGCACGTGCTCGTCGCCGTTGCGCCCACGGCACAGGGCGGTCGCCGCGCCCGGCTCTATGACCTGCACCGGCACCCCTAGGCACATGCCGCGCGCTCCAGTTCGGCCTGGCGCCGCCAGTGTCCGGTGCCGGCCGCGGCGCGCGGGTGCAGCGTCACGCCAAGACCGGCAAGCTCCGCGACCAGGCGCTCGACCATCCCGTCCAGCCCGGCGGTCGCCTCGGGGGTCAGACCGAGCCGGTTCTCCAGCGAGTGCGGCACCATGCCGATGATCGCGATATGACGCGGCGACTCGCCCTTGAACGCGAGCAGCGCCAGCAGGTCGGACAGCCCGAGCTGGTGGTTCGACAGCTTGGTCTGGAAGAACGCGCGGATCTCGTCGTTGGCGATGCGCAGCAGCGAACCCGGCGGCAACGCGGCGTTCACCGCATCGGCGACGATCAGGCTGTGGCAGCGGCGCATCGGTTCGAACAGCTCCATCCCGGTCGTGCCGCCATCCAGCAGGCGCACCCGCGCCGGTACCCGATAGCGCTGTTCCAGTTCCTCGACCGCACGCACGCCGATGCCCTCGTCCTGCATCAGGACATTGCCCATGCCGATCACCAGGATCCCGTCGTCACGATCGTCGTCTGTCATCCGTCCGCTCCCGTGCTGGTTGCCTACCGGCGAAGTGATGTCCGTCGGACGCGACGCTGCCGATGCGCCCGCCCGGTCCGCCGCCATCACCGTCACAATGCCTTCACCTTCACGATCTCGGTCTGCTCGGTGTCGAACATGTGGATCGCGCAGGCGATGCACGGGTCGAACGAGTGCACCGTGCGCAGCACCTCGAGCGGGTTCTCGGGATCGGCGACCGGGTTGTCGAGCAGCGACGACTCGTAAGGGCCGATCTGGCCGTCGGCGTCGCGCGGACCGGCGTTCCAGGTGCTCGGCACGACCGCCTGGTAGTTCTTGATCTTCGCGTCCTCGATCACCACCCAGTGCGACAGGGTCCCGCGTGGGGCCTGGTGGAAGCCGACCCCCTTGATCTCGCCCTTCGGGAAGACCGGGGCGTTGAAGGTGTCGAGGTCGCCCCTGCCGATGTTGTCGACCAGGTTCTGCCACTGGTCCTTGAGGGTGTCGATCATCACCGCGCAACGGACCGCGCGCGCGGCATGCCGGCCGATGGTCGATTCCAGTGCCGACAGCGGGACCTCGGAGAGCCCGGAGACCGCCTTGATGGTGCCGATCGCCTCGTTCAGGTACTTGGTGTAGCGCGCGTTGCCGCCGGCCACCGCGACCAGGACGTCGGCCAGCGGGCCGACCTCGGCGCGCTTGCCGTAGAAGGTCGGCGCCTTGACCCAGGAGTACTTGCCGTCGTCCTGGAAGTCCGTGTACTCGGGTTCGGTCTCGCCGACCCAGGGATGCAGCGCGGCCTCGCCCTGGTACCAGCTGTGCTTCGAGCTCTCGGCGACACCGTCGCGGAAGTAGGCGTCGTTGAACGTGGTGATCGGTTTCAGGGCCTTGAGGTCACCGTTTTCGATGTAGCCCCCGGGCAGATCGAACACCGTCCCCTTGCTGTCCTGCGGGCAGTCCGGCACGGTCAGGTAGTTGTTCACGCCGCCGCCGACCTGGGTCCAGTCGAGGTAGAAGGCGCCGATCGCCGGGACGTCGACCAGGTAGGTCGACTTGATGAAATGCTCGAGCTTGTCGATGAAGGTCCTGATCAGCATCAGGCGCTCGATGTTCAGCACCGACGGCGCCTCGTGGCTGATCGAGTTACTGACCCCGCCGACCGCGACGTTCTGGATGTGCGGGCTCTTGCCGCCGAGGATCGCCACGATCTTGTTGGCGTAGTTCTGCACGTCCAGCGCGTTCATGTAGTGCGCGACCGCCAGCAGGTTGACCTCCGGGGAGAGCTTCATCGCCGGGTGACCCCAGAAGCCACTGGCGAACGGGCCGAGCTGTCCGCTGCCGACGAACGTCTTGAGCCGGTCCTGCACCGCCTTCATCTCGTGCGGGCCGTTCAACGGCCAGTCCGACAGCGACTCCGCGAGCTTCGCGGTCGCGACCGGATCGGCATCCAGCGCGGAGACGACGTCGACCCAGTCGACCGCCGACAGATGATAGAAGTGCACGATGTGGTCCTGGATCGCGTGCGCGCACTGGATGATGTTGCGGATCAGCTGCGCGTTCAGCGGGACCTCGAGCTGCAGTGCGTTCTCGACCGCGCGCACCGAGGTGATCGCATGCACCGTGGTGCAGACCCCGCAGAAGCGCTGCGTATAGGTCCAGGCCTCGCGCGGATCGCGCCCGACCAGGATCTTTTCGATACCGCGCCACATCTGCCCGGAGGACCAGGCCTTGGTGACCTTGCCGCCGTCCACCTCGACGTCGATGCGCAGGTGGCCCTCTATGCGGGTGATCGGGTCAACGGTGATGCGTGT
It encodes:
- a CDS encoding nickel-dependent hydrogenase large subunit is translated as MTTRITVDPITRIEGHLRIDVEVDGGKVTKAWSSGQMWRGIEKILVGRDPREAWTYTQRFCGVCTTVHAITSVRAVENALQLEVPLNAQLIRNIIQCAHAIQDHIVHFYHLSAVDWVDVVSALDADPVATAKLAESLSDWPLNGPHEMKAVQDRLKTFVGSGQLGPFASGFWGHPAMKLSPEVNLLAVAHYMNALDVQNYANKIVAILGGKSPHIQNVAVGGVSNSISHEAPSVLNIERLMLIRTFIDKLEHFIKSTYLVDVPAIGAFYLDWTQVGGGVNNYLTVPDCPQDSKGTVFDLPGGYIENGDLKALKPITTFNDAYFRDGVAESSKHSWYQGEAALHPWVGETEPEYTDFQDDGKYSWVKAPTFYGKRAEVGPLADVLVAVAGGNARYTKYLNEAIGTIKAVSGLSEVPLSALESTIGRHAARAVRCAVMIDTLKDQWQNLVDNIGRGDLDTFNAPVFPKGEIKGVGFHQAPRGTLSHWVVIEDAKIKNYQAVVPSTWNAGPRDADGQIGPYESSLLDNPVADPENPLEVLRTVHSFDPCIACAIHMFDTEQTEIVKVKAL